Proteins found in one Microbacterium sp. SSM24 genomic segment:
- a CDS encoding GNAT family N-acetyltransferase has protein sequence MAETETPPGIDIRPLDTVEEVHRASRVLADVWGGDTGGMPPNLLRALAHSGNYAVGLYDGDRMVGASVAFFSAPAARSMHSHITGVLPDLQSRGLGRVLKQHQREWALARDVGHITWTFDPLVARNAHFNLRTLGTRVTEYLVNHYGPMDDGINRGDETDRIMVSWALAAPPVPTPGAEQVVASVAVPHDIETLRRETPVDAAVWRARVRDDILARLAEGLVIGGFDDERGYLFVRPA, from the coding sequence ATGGCCGAGACCGAAACGCCGCCGGGCATCGACATCCGCCCGCTCGACACCGTCGAGGAGGTCCACCGGGCCTCGCGAGTCCTCGCCGACGTGTGGGGCGGCGACACCGGAGGCATGCCGCCGAACCTGCTGCGCGCCCTGGCGCACTCCGGCAACTACGCGGTCGGCCTGTATGACGGGGATCGCATGGTGGGAGCATCCGTCGCGTTCTTCTCTGCCCCTGCGGCGCGCTCGATGCACAGCCACATCACCGGGGTGCTGCCCGATCTGCAGAGCCGGGGCCTCGGACGCGTGCTCAAGCAGCACCAGCGTGAATGGGCGCTCGCGCGCGACGTCGGGCACATCACGTGGACCTTCGACCCGCTCGTCGCCCGCAACGCCCACTTCAACCTGCGCACACTCGGAACGCGCGTCACCGAATACCTCGTCAACCATTACGGCCCGATGGACGACGGCATCAACCGCGGCGACGAGACCGACCGCATCATGGTGTCGTGGGCGCTCGCCGCGCCCCCCGTGCCCACTCCCGGCGCGGAGCAGGTGGTGGCGTCGGTCGCGGTGCCCCACGACATCGAGACCCTGCGCCGGGAGACCCCGGTGGATGCCGCGGTCTGGCGTGCGCGCGTGCGCGACGACATCCTCGCCCGGCTTGCCGAGGGCCTCGTCATCGGGGGCTTCGACGACGAGCGCGGCTACCTCTTCGTGCGCCCGGCCTGA
- a CDS encoding cyclase family protein, translated as MPDYRAHFDFDIRFANGGDLSGTGFRLDLPGRDLPEAEIGRLLVQHLGLALVDEVDLRGLRIVEEPHRGSRGVAAAPGVAASTRIVDLSHPIRAGLVTYPGLPVPSIAPHLTREDSRAKYAPGTEFAMDILTMIGNTGTYLDSPFHRYAEGSDLAGLELSSLVGLRAEVFHLEDAWTPERRGIRPETLADRDVRGAAVLLHTGWDRWFGRPEYGSGAPFLTGEGAQWLIDAGATLVGIDSLNIDDTESGGERPAHTLLLGAGVHVVEHLTNLGELPPRGARFTAAPPAVEGFGTFPVRAFAEVLD; from the coding sequence ATGCCCGACTACCGCGCCCACTTCGACTTCGACATCCGCTTCGCCAACGGCGGAGACCTCTCCGGCACCGGCTTCCGCCTCGACCTGCCTGGCCGCGATCTGCCGGAGGCCGAGATCGGCCGGCTGCTCGTGCAGCACCTCGGGCTCGCGCTGGTCGACGAGGTCGATCTGCGCGGGCTGCGGATCGTCGAGGAGCCGCACCGCGGCAGCCGCGGGGTGGCGGCCGCGCCCGGCGTCGCCGCGAGCACCCGCATCGTCGACCTCAGCCATCCGATCCGCGCCGGGCTCGTGACCTACCCCGGGCTGCCCGTGCCGAGCATCGCACCGCACCTGACGCGCGAGGACTCGCGGGCCAAGTACGCGCCGGGCACCGAGTTCGCGATGGACATCCTCACGATGATCGGCAACACCGGCACCTACCTCGACAGCCCGTTCCACCGCTACGCGGAAGGCTCCGACCTCGCCGGCCTGGAGCTGTCGTCGCTGGTCGGTCTGCGCGCCGAGGTGTTCCATCTCGAGGATGCCTGGACGCCGGAACGTCGCGGCATCCGTCCCGAGACCCTCGCCGATCGCGACGTGCGGGGCGCGGCGGTGCTGCTCCACACCGGCTGGGACCGGTGGTTCGGCCGGCCGGAGTACGGCTCCGGCGCGCCGTTCCTCACCGGCGAGGGAGCGCAGTGGCTCATCGACGCCGGTGCGACGCTCGTCGGCATCGACTCGCTCAACATCGACGACACCGAATCAGGGGGTGAGCGCCCGGCGCACACCCTGCTGCTCGGCGCGGGCGTGCACGTCGTCGAGCACCTGACGAACCTGGGCGAGCTGCCGCCGCGCGGCGCCCGGTTCACGGCCGCTCCTCCGGCCGTCGAGGGGTTCGGGACCTTCCCGGTGCGCGCGTTCGCCGAAGTCCTCGACTGA
- the menC gene encoding o-succinylbenzoate synthase — MPIASAAASVALEGFELRVLHLPLVSPFTTSFGTETVREVIVVRALTSDGDGWGEIVTMAAPLYSSEYTQSAWDVALRWLAPALLDRGRLAPEEVATVLAPFVGHRMVKAGLELAVLDAALRSEGRALGEYLGAVRDRVPSGVSVGIQRDPAALVDAVGGYLDEGYARIKIKIKPGRDIADTAAVRDAFGGITLQVDANSAYTLADVDTLAELDRFDLLLIEQPLQEDDLVDHATLARRLRTPVCLDESIVSAKAAADALALGAASVINIKAGRVGGYLEAVAIHDLCRDAAIPVWCGGMLETGIGRAANAALAAMPGFTLPGDVSASSRFYTRDIVTEPAVLEDGHVRVPTGHGLGVEIDPIALEDFTVARETLTR; from the coding sequence ATGCCCATCGCCTCTGCCGCGGCATCCGTCGCCCTCGAGGGGTTCGAGCTGAGGGTGCTGCACCTTCCGCTGGTCTCCCCGTTCACCACGTCGTTCGGTACCGAGACGGTGCGCGAGGTGATCGTCGTACGCGCGCTGACCTCCGACGGCGACGGCTGGGGAGAGATCGTCACGATGGCGGCGCCGCTGTACTCGAGCGAGTACACGCAGAGCGCGTGGGATGTCGCGCTCCGCTGGCTCGCACCGGCGCTGCTCGATCGGGGGCGCCTGGCCCCCGAGGAGGTCGCGACCGTGCTGGCGCCGTTCGTCGGCCACCGGATGGTGAAGGCCGGTCTCGAGCTCGCCGTGCTCGACGCGGCGCTGCGCAGCGAGGGCCGTGCGCTGGGCGAGTACCTCGGCGCGGTGCGCGATCGCGTGCCGAGCGGGGTGTCGGTCGGCATCCAGCGCGACCCTGCCGCGCTCGTCGACGCGGTCGGCGGCTACCTCGACGAGGGCTACGCGCGCATCAAGATCAAGATCAAGCCCGGCCGCGACATCGCCGACACGGCCGCCGTGCGCGACGCGTTCGGCGGGATCACGCTGCAGGTCGACGCGAACTCGGCCTACACGCTCGCCGACGTCGACACCCTCGCCGAGCTCGACCGCTTCGACCTCCTGCTCATCGAACAGCCGCTGCAGGAGGACGACCTCGTCGATCATGCGACGCTCGCCCGGCGCCTGCGCACGCCGGTGTGCCTGGACGAGTCGATCGTGTCGGCCAAGGCCGCCGCCGACGCGCTGGCGCTGGGGGCGGCATCCGTCATCAACATCAAGGCGGGCCGGGTCGGCGGCTACCTGGAGGCCGTCGCGATCCACGACCTGTGCCGGGATGCCGCGATCCCGGTGTGGTGCGGAGGCATGCTCGAGACCGGGATCGGCCGCGCCGCCAACGCCGCGCTGGCGGCGATGCCGGGCTTCACGCTGCCCGGCGACGTCTCGGCGTCGAGCCGGTTCTACACGCGCGACATCGTCACCGAGCCCGCCGTGCTCGAGGACGGTCACGTGCGCGTGCCGACCGGGCACGGACTGGGGGTCGAGATCGATCCGATCGCGCTCGAGGATTTCACCGTGGCCCGAGAGACGCTCACGCGGTGA
- a CDS encoding CDP-alcohol phosphatidyltransferase, protein MNGRSDPGFAGARGSRRAAVLTALAVATLVLVPLVPGVLGGEGAAALAGIPGESIVVVLVLLLAVRRPLRIAVALGFGVVVVLAILIAALDLAFRLTIDRPFNPVDGGKAIADGYGVVADAMGQVGAASAVVAVALVAVAVVAGVSMAAMRVGGAVGGGPRGRMLVAGIAAGWIVLALAGARITPDVPVAASRSADELVTTTERAVTSVQELQAFDRAIAVDPLAAKPADELFTALRGKDVLMVFVEAYGRVALEPASFTAPVERALSDGGDALAGAGFSARSAFLTSPTFGGVSWLAHSTLQSGAWADSPLKYTRLLDSDRRSLSELFGTAGWHTMSVVPSNERPWEAGRDFYGFDTMLDERNMGYRGPHFGYAHMPDQFTWSVFRSRRSDIDGPMMAEVDLVSSHTPWTPLPQLVPWSQLGDGRVFAGQAASGESASDVWGDRERVQKLYGESVAYTLGATFSYLETFAQPDLVLVLVGDHQPWQIVSGEDAGHDVPVTIIAQDPAVFDAIASWGWEDGVHPSPAAPVWRMDAFRDRFVAAFSD, encoded by the coding sequence GTGAACGGCCGGTCTGACCCCGGGTTCGCGGGCGCGCGCGGCTCGCGTCGGGCGGCCGTGCTCACCGCGCTGGCGGTCGCGACGCTGGTGCTGGTCCCCCTCGTGCCCGGTGTGCTCGGCGGCGAGGGCGCTGCGGCGCTCGCGGGGATCCCGGGGGAGTCGATCGTCGTGGTGCTCGTGCTCCTCCTCGCCGTCCGCAGGCCGCTGCGGATCGCGGTGGCGCTCGGATTCGGCGTGGTGGTGGTCCTCGCGATCCTGATCGCGGCGCTCGACCTCGCCTTCCGGCTGACGATCGACCGGCCCTTCAACCCGGTCGACGGCGGCAAGGCGATCGCCGACGGGTACGGTGTCGTCGCCGACGCGATGGGACAGGTCGGCGCGGCCTCGGCCGTCGTCGCCGTCGCGCTGGTGGCCGTCGCCGTCGTCGCGGGCGTCTCGATGGCGGCGATGAGGGTCGGCGGTGCGGTCGGCGGCGGGCCACGCGGACGGATGCTGGTCGCCGGCATCGCGGCGGGGTGGATCGTGCTCGCGCTCGCCGGCGCCCGGATCACGCCCGACGTGCCGGTGGCGGCATCCCGCTCCGCTGACGAGCTCGTCACGACGACCGAGCGGGCCGTCACGAGCGTGCAGGAGCTGCAGGCGTTCGACCGGGCGATCGCGGTCGATCCGCTCGCCGCGAAGCCCGCCGACGAGCTGTTCACGGCGCTGCGCGGCAAGGACGTCCTCATGGTGTTCGTCGAGGCCTACGGACGCGTCGCGCTCGAGCCGGCCTCGTTCACGGCCCCGGTCGAGCGCGCGCTCTCGGACGGTGGTGACGCCCTTGCGGGCGCCGGGTTCTCCGCCCGGAGTGCGTTCCTCACCTCGCCGACGTTCGGAGGGGTCAGCTGGCTCGCGCACTCCACGCTGCAGAGCGGCGCGTGGGCCGACTCGCCCCTGAAGTACACGCGTCTTCTCGACAGCGACCGCCGCAGCCTCAGCGAGCTGTTCGGTACGGCGGGGTGGCACACGATGTCGGTCGTTCCGTCGAACGAGCGCCCCTGGGAGGCCGGCCGGGACTTCTACGGTTTCGACACCATGCTCGACGAGCGGAACATGGGCTATCGGGGCCCGCACTTCGGCTACGCGCACATGCCCGACCAGTTCACGTGGAGCGTGTTCCGCTCCCGTCGCTCCGACATCGACGGCCCGATGATGGCGGAGGTCGACCTGGTGTCGTCGCACACGCCGTGGACGCCGCTGCCCCAGCTCGTCCCCTGGTCGCAGCTGGGCGACGGACGCGTGTTCGCGGGGCAGGCGGCATCCGGGGAGTCCGCGTCCGACGTGTGGGGCGACCGCGAACGGGTGCAGAAGCTGTACGGCGAGTCGGTGGCCTATACGCTCGGCGCGACGTTCTCGTACCTCGAGACGTTCGCCCAGCCCGACCTGGTGCTCGTGCTCGTCGGCGACCACCAGCCGTGGCAGATCGTGAGCGGGGAGGATGCCGGGCACGACGTTCCCGTCACGATCATCGCCCAGGACCCCGCGGTCTTCGACGCGATCGCCTCCTGGGGCTGGGAGGACGGCGTGCATCCGTCACCCGCCGCCCCGGTGTGGCGCATGGACGCCTTCCGCGACCGCTTCGTCGCCGCCTTCAGCGACTGA
- a CDS encoding RibD family protein yields the protein MTRPYITLSCAMSLDGYLDTEAPRRLAMSNAEDFDRVDQLRADSDAIMVGASTVRRDNPRLLVRSERRRMLRRAAGRAETPVKVTVTASGDLSPESAFFTQGDVEKIVYCPRGDSARISRALGSVATVTALGDQVTMAAVADDLAERGIRRLMVEGGGRMHTQFLVEDVADELQLVIAPFFVGESQAPRFVGEGRFPWNASRRARLTETRPIADVVLLRYALSHRFDAERGPGDEPQGPPDGERPV from the coding sequence ATGACCCGGCCGTACATCACGCTGAGCTGCGCGATGTCGCTCGACGGGTACCTCGACACCGAGGCGCCCCGCCGGCTGGCGATGTCCAACGCCGAGGACTTCGACCGCGTCGACCAGCTGCGCGCCGACAGCGACGCGATCATGGTCGGCGCCTCGACGGTGCGACGCGACAACCCGCGCCTGCTCGTGCGCAGTGAACGGCGGCGGATGCTGCGCCGCGCCGCTGGTCGCGCGGAGACCCCCGTGAAGGTCACGGTCACGGCGAGCGGCGACCTGTCGCCCGAATCCGCCTTCTTCACGCAGGGCGACGTCGAGAAGATCGTGTACTGCCCTCGCGGCGATTCCGCGAGGATCAGCCGCGCGCTCGGGTCGGTCGCCACCGTCACCGCCCTCGGCGACCAGGTCACGATGGCGGCCGTCGCCGACGATCTCGCTGAGCGCGGCATCCGCCGCCTCATGGTCGAAGGCGGCGGGCGCATGCACACGCAGTTCCTCGTGGAGGACGTCGCCGACGAGCTGCAGCTCGTGATCGCCCCGTTCTTCGTGGGGGAGTCGCAGGCACCGCGCTTCGTCGGCGAGGGTCGCTTCCCGTGGAACGCGTCGAGGCGCGCACGGCTCACCGAGACGCGGCCCATCGCCGACGTCGTGCTGTTGCGGTACGCGCTCTCGCACCGCTTCGATGCGGAACGCGGTCCGGGCGACGAGCCGCAAGGACCCCCCGACGGTGAACGGCCGGTCTGA
- the purU gene encoding formyltetrahydrofolate deformylase → MAASPHLSADHACLIVHGSDRPGIVAAVSALITRNDGNIVAFDQYSDDPIGGAYFQRVVFHRAGLTAALPEIEADLARTLGDGFDLQWSITDQSVPKRMAILASKQDHCLLDLLWRHRRGDLPVTIPMVISNHTTAADDVRSFGVPFFHVPSVAGPDKSASEAEIVKLLAGNVDFIVLARYMQILSADFLEQVGVPVINIHHSFLPAFIGAEPYKKAKERGVKLIGATSHYVTDDLDEGPIIEQDTVRVTHGDSVEELVRRGSDVERQVLSRAVLWHAQDRVIRHGNHTIVF, encoded by the coding sequence ATGGCCGCTTCCCCGCACCTCTCCGCCGACCACGCCTGCCTGATCGTCCACGGCAGCGACCGGCCCGGGATCGTGGCGGCGGTGTCGGCCCTCATCACGCGCAACGACGGCAACATCGTGGCGTTCGACCAGTACTCCGACGATCCGATCGGCGGCGCGTACTTCCAGCGTGTCGTGTTCCATCGTGCGGGCCTGACGGCGGCGCTCCCCGAGATCGAGGCCGACCTCGCCCGCACGCTCGGCGACGGTTTCGATCTGCAGTGGTCGATCACGGACCAGTCCGTGCCGAAGCGCATGGCGATCCTGGCGTCGAAGCAGGACCACTGTCTGCTCGACCTGCTGTGGCGTCACCGCCGCGGCGACCTGCCGGTCACGATCCCGATGGTGATCTCGAACCACACCACCGCGGCCGACGACGTGCGCTCGTTCGGGGTGCCGTTCTTCCACGTGCCGTCGGTCGCGGGGCCGGACAAGTCCGCGTCCGAAGCCGAGATCGTGAAGCTCCTCGCCGGCAACGTCGACTTCATCGTGCTCGCGCGCTACATGCAGATCCTCTCGGCGGACTTCCTCGAGCAGGTGGGGGTGCCCGTCATCAACATCCACCACTCGTTCCTGCCCGCCTTCATCGGCGCCGAGCCGTACAAGAAGGCGAAGGAGCGGGGTGTGAAGCTCATCGGCGCGACCTCGCACTACGTCACCGACGATCTCGACGAGGGCCCGATCATCGAGCAGGACACCGTGCGCGTGACCCACGGCGACAGTGTCGAGGAGCTCGTACGCCGCGGCTCGGACGTCGAGCGTCAGGTGCTCTCCCGCGCGGTGCTGTGGCACGCGCAGGACCGCGTCATCCGCCACGGCAACCACACGATCGTGTTCTGA
- a CDS encoding MFS transporter yields the protein MPRQGAIVAVLAIAGLASSFMFTLVVPIQSKLPELLDASREDTAWVVTSTLLAAAIVTPISGRLGDMYGKRRIVLVLLAVLVLGSVIAALSPGIVGIIVGRTLQGAVVGVVPLGISILRDVLHENRVDTAIALISATLGVGGALGLPISALITERADWHLLFWVAAGLGVVVFGLVLWIVPVSVLRTAGRFDYVGAAGLSVGLLGILLAVSRGNAWGWTAPPTLALGVGGVVVLLVWGWYELRIAEPLLDLRVAARRPVLLTNIASIAMGFSLFASNVVYPQMLELPVATGGFGLSLLAASFVVMPAGVVMMVLSPFSGRLARAFGPKLLLVMGAISLIFAYGFTLLFSSEVWQLVVANFLIGAGIGFGYAAMPMLIMRSVPQSETGASNGLNALFRSLGTSTAAAVIGAVLATYTIDAGGMPVPTSTAFQLSFVLGGAAAVVALVVALFIPRRHSAEERHPSLPE from the coding sequence ATGCCCCGTCAGGGCGCGATCGTCGCGGTGCTGGCGATCGCGGGCCTGGCGTCGTCGTTCATGTTCACGCTGGTCGTCCCGATCCAGTCGAAGCTGCCCGAGCTCCTCGACGCGAGCCGCGAGGACACCGCGTGGGTCGTGACCTCGACCCTGCTCGCCGCGGCCATCGTCACGCCGATCTCGGGACGCCTCGGCGACATGTACGGCAAGCGGCGCATCGTGCTCGTGCTGCTCGCCGTGCTGGTGCTGGGGTCGGTCATCGCGGCGCTGTCCCCCGGCATCGTGGGGATCATCGTCGGACGCACGCTCCAGGGTGCCGTGGTGGGCGTGGTGCCGCTCGGGATCTCGATCCTGCGCGACGTGCTGCACGAGAACCGGGTCGACACCGCCATCGCGCTCATCAGCGCGACGCTGGGCGTGGGCGGCGCACTCGGCCTGCCGATCAGCGCGCTGATCACCGAGCGCGCCGACTGGCACCTGCTCTTCTGGGTGGCCGCGGGGCTCGGGGTCGTGGTCTTCGGGCTCGTGCTGTGGATCGTGCCGGTGAGCGTGCTGCGCACCGCCGGCCGATTCGACTACGTCGGAGCGGCGGGGCTGAGCGTCGGCCTGCTCGGCATCCTGCTCGCGGTCTCGCGCGGCAACGCGTGGGGCTGGACCGCTCCGCCCACGCTGGCGCTGGGGGTCGGCGGCGTCGTGGTGTTGCTGGTGTGGGGCTGGTACGAGCTGCGGATCGCCGAGCCCCTGCTCGACCTGCGCGTCGCGGCGCGGCGGCCGGTGCTGCTCACGAACATCGCCTCGATCGCGATGGGGTTCTCCCTCTTCGCGTCGAACGTCGTGTATCCGCAGATGCTCGAGCTGCCGGTCGCGACGGGAGGCTTCGGGCTCTCGCTACTGGCGGCCAGCTTCGTGGTCATGCCGGCGGGCGTCGTGATGATGGTGCTGTCCCCGTTCTCGGGGCGGCTCGCCCGCGCCTTCGGGCCGAAGCTGCTGCTCGTGATGGGTGCGATCTCGCTGATCTTCGCGTATGGGTTCACGCTGTTGTTCTCGAGCGAGGTGTGGCAGCTCGTCGTGGCGAACTTCCTCATCGGCGCCGGCATCGGGTTCGGCTACGCCGCCATGCCGATGCTCATCATGCGCTCCGTGCCGCAGTCCGAGACGGGCGCCTCGAACGGCCTCAACGCCCTCTTCCGCTCCCTCGGCACGAGCACCGCGGCCGCCGTGATCGGCGCCGTCCTCGCGACCTACACGATCGACGCCGGAGGGATGCCGGTGCCGACGTCCACCGCGTTCCAGCTGTCGTTCGTGCTCGGCGGTGCCGCCGCCGTCGTGGCCCTCGTCGTGGCGCTGTTCATCCCCCGTCGGCACTCGGCCGAGGAGCGGCATCCGTCACTTCCGGAGTGA
- a CDS encoding peptide MFS transporter: protein MDQRDDHEAEQIPVGPPDGATAAADATTRRGGRAATAAEASGSDAAATAASSEGGDHDTRFFGQPWALAHVFFVEMWERFSFYGMQGILLLYMYFSVTQGGLGMPEAVAAGIVGAYGGTVYLSTIVGAWLADRVLGSERVLFYSAIVIMAGHIALALLPGYWGLGFGLILVAFGSGGLKANATAVVGTLYAPEDVRRDAGFSLFYLGINLGAFLGPILTGWAQATWGFHAGFLLAAIGMAIGLVQYSFGRRGLPAEARVIANPLPRNRYGLWIGIAVGAVVVLAVLVLVQVIRADNLAQVVIVITVLAAVGYFVIILTSRAITAVERSRVFGFIPLFLVSVAFWSLYQQQFTVLTIYSDKQLDRHVFGLELPIPVVQSINPVFIIILSGVFAALWTKLGTRQPSTPVKFGLASIIMGIAFLLFLPFAGGAPNSTPFIAIVGILFVFTIAELLLSPIGLSVTTKLAPARFHTQMVALFFLSVALGTSIAGWLAGFYDPENDPQGEVPYFLSLGLIAIAVGAAMLLFVKPVLKLMRGVR, encoded by the coding sequence ATGGATCAGCGCGACGATCACGAGGCCGAGCAGATTCCGGTCGGCCCGCCCGACGGTGCCACCGCGGCAGCCGATGCCACGACCCGCCGGGGCGGCAGGGCGGCCACGGCCGCCGAGGCGAGCGGATCGGATGCCGCCGCGACCGCCGCATCCAGTGAAGGCGGCGACCACGACACCAGGTTCTTCGGGCAGCCGTGGGCGCTCGCTCATGTCTTCTTCGTCGAGATGTGGGAGCGGTTCAGCTTCTACGGCATGCAGGGGATCCTGCTGCTCTACATGTACTTCTCCGTCACGCAGGGCGGTCTCGGGATGCCGGAGGCCGTGGCCGCCGGCATCGTCGGCGCCTACGGGGGCACCGTCTACCTCTCGACGATCGTCGGCGCATGGCTCGCGGACCGCGTGCTCGGATCCGAGCGGGTGCTGTTCTACAGCGCGATCGTCATCATGGCCGGCCACATCGCGCTCGCGCTGCTGCCGGGATACTGGGGCCTCGGGTTCGGTCTCATCCTCGTCGCCTTCGGGTCGGGCGGGCTCAAGGCGAACGCGACGGCCGTCGTCGGAACCCTCTACGCGCCGGAGGATGTGCGGCGTGACGCGGGCTTCTCGCTCTTCTATCTCGGCATCAACCTGGGTGCGTTCCTCGGGCCGATCCTGACCGGGTGGGCGCAGGCGACGTGGGGGTTCCACGCCGGGTTCCTTCTCGCCGCCATCGGCATGGCGATCGGTCTCGTGCAGTATTCGTTCGGGCGGCGCGGGCTCCCCGCCGAGGCTCGCGTGATCGCCAATCCGCTGCCCCGGAACCGGTACGGGCTGTGGATCGGAATCGCCGTCGGAGCGGTCGTCGTGCTCGCGGTCCTGGTGCTGGTCCAGGTGATCCGGGCCGACAACCTCGCCCAGGTCGTCATCGTCATCACCGTGCTCGCGGCGGTGGGCTACTTCGTCATCATCCTGACCTCTCGCGCGATCACCGCCGTCGAGCGGTCACGGGTGTTCGGGTTCATCCCGCTGTTCCTCGTGAGCGTCGCCTTCTGGTCGCTCTACCAGCAGCAGTTCACCGTGCTGACGATCTACTCCGACAAGCAGCTGGACCGCCACGTCTTCGGGTTGGAGCTCCCCATTCCGGTGGTGCAGTCGATCAACCCGGTCTTCATCATCATCCTGTCGGGCGTGTTCGCGGCCCTGTGGACGAAGCTCGGCACCCGGCAGCCGTCGACGCCGGTGAAGTTCGGTCTCGCGTCGATCATCATGGGCATCGCCTTCCTGCTCTTCCTCCCGTTCGCAGGCGGAGCGCCCAACTCGACGCCCTTCATCGCGATCGTCGGCATCCTTTTCGTCTTCACGATCGCCGAGCTGCTCCTGTCGCCGATCGGACTGTCGGTGACGACGAAGCTCGCGCCGGCGCGATTCCACACGCAGATGGTGGCGCTGTTCTTCCTTTCGGTCGCGCTCGGCACGTCGATCGCGGGCTGGCTCGCCGGGTTCTACGACCCCGAGAACGACCCGCAGGGCGAGGTCCCCTACTTCCTCTCTCTGGGCCTCATCGCGATCGCCGTGGGTGCGGCGATGCTGCTGTTCGTGAAGCCGGTACTGAAGCTCATGCGCGGGGTGCGGTAG
- a CDS encoding alpha-hydroxy-acid oxidizing protein: MVSSVAPNDPAAARGISRRTQSEIYRAGISGTRPRVPVDQAELERAARKALSAEAFAYIAGGAGAERTMRANATAFERWQVWPRPLRDVSTRDLSVEFLGRRRPTPLLLAPLGVMEMAHDDADLAVARAAASLGVPYTLSNQASFPMEEVADAAPGGSRLFQLYWSADDDLNASLLRRAEASGCDAIVVTLDTHLLGWRTRDLDLAYLPFTRGMGIAQYTSDPVFQQLVRERVRKGPDAAAPAAPAVRMTPKTVAAGVKIARKGAALTGAGLRENLRSPLPRAAVETFLDVFSTPALTWGDLAKAREWTSLPILLKGIVHPDDAARALDAGVDGVWVSNHGGRQIDQSVPTLEALPAVVDRVGGRVPVVFDSGVRQGSDAFIALALGATVVALGRPYAYGLGIAGEEGVREVVRNVLAELDITLGLSGRTAIGEVGRDALREA; the protein is encoded by the coding sequence ATGGTCAGCAGCGTCGCTCCCAACGATCCCGCAGCAGCGCGCGGCATCTCCCGCCGCACCCAGTCGGAGATCTACCGCGCGGGCATCAGCGGCACTCGTCCGCGGGTGCCGGTCGATCAGGCAGAACTCGAGCGAGCTGCGCGCAAAGCGCTGAGCGCCGAGGCGTTCGCCTACATCGCGGGCGGTGCCGGGGCCGAGCGGACGATGCGCGCCAACGCCACCGCGTTCGAGCGCTGGCAGGTGTGGCCGCGGCCCCTGCGGGACGTGTCGACGCGCGACCTCTCCGTCGAGTTCCTCGGACGGCGGCGCCCGACGCCGCTGCTTCTCGCGCCGCTCGGCGTGATGGAGATGGCGCACGACGACGCCGACCTCGCGGTGGCGCGGGCCGCGGCATCCCTCGGCGTGCCGTACACGCTGTCCAACCAGGCGTCCTTCCCGATGGAGGAGGTGGCGGATGCAGCGCCGGGCGGCTCGCGGCTGTTCCAGCTCTACTGGTCGGCCGACGACGACCTCAACGCCTCGCTGCTGCGGCGGGCCGAAGCATCCGGCTGCGATGCCATCGTCGTGACGCTCGACACCCACCTGCTCGGCTGGCGCACGCGCGATCTCGACCTCGCGTACCTGCCGTTCACGCGGGGGATGGGGATCGCGCAGTACACGAGCGATCCCGTGTTCCAGCAGCTCGTGCGCGAGCGTGTGAGGAAGGGACCGGATGCCGCGGCCCCGGCCGCTCCGGCCGTGCGGATGACGCCGAAGACCGTGGCGGCGGGAGTGAAGATCGCGCGCAAGGGCGCCGCGCTCACCGGCGCCGGACTGCGCGAGAACCTGCGCTCGCCCCTGCCGCGCGCGGCCGTGGAGACCTTCCTGGACGTGTTCTCGACGCCCGCGCTCACGTGGGGCGACCTCGCGAAGGCCCGCGAGTGGACCAGCCTGCCGATCCTGCTCAAGGGCATCGTGCATCCCGACGACGCGGCGCGCGCCCTCGATGCGGGCGTCGACGGGGTCTGGGTGTCCAATCACGGCGGTCGGCAGATCGACCAGTCCGTCCCGACCCTCGAGGCCCTGCCCGCTGTCGTCGATCGGGTCGGCGGACGCGTGCCCGTCGTCTTCGACTCCGGCGTGCGGCAGGGATCGGATGCCTTCATCGCCCTCGCCCTCGGTGCGACGGTCGTCGCTCTCGGCCGGCCGTACGCGTACGGGCTCGGCATCGCGGGCGAGGAGGGCGTGCGCGAGGTGGTGCGCAACGTGCTCGCCGAGCTCGACATCACGCTGGGACTGTCCGGCCGCACCGCGATCGGCGAAGTCGGCCGCGACGCGCTGCGCGAGGCCTGA
- a CDS encoding DUF4870 domain-containing protein, whose translation MTYPPPSPQAPYGYAQPPQPMSPSDEKTWATLVHLGSLFFSFLVPLIGFLILKDRGPFVRSHTAAALNFQLSLLIYSIVGGVLTIVLVGFVILFAVAVLNIVCSIVAAVKAGRGEWYQYPLAIRFVS comes from the coding sequence GTGACCTACCCTCCCCCCTCACCCCAGGCGCCGTACGGCTACGCCCAGCCGCCGCAGCCGATGAGCCCGTCCGACGAGAAGACGTGGGCGACGCTCGTGCACCTCGGGTCGCTCTTCTTCAGCTTCCTCGTGCCGCTCATCGGGTTCCTCATCCTCAAGGACCGGGGGCCGTTCGTCCGCTCCCACACGGCCGCCGCCCTGAACTTCCAGCTGAGCCTGCTGATCTATTCGATCGTCGGCGGAGTGCTCACCATCGTGCTCGTCGGGTTCGTGATCCTCTTCGCCGTCGCGGTGCTGAACATCGTGTGCTCGATCGTCGCGGCCGTGAAGGCCGGCCGCGGCGAGTGGTACCAGTACCCGCTCGCGATCCGCTTCGTCTCGTGA